From a single Nocardioides panacis genomic region:
- a CDS encoding acyl-CoA thioesterase, translating to MPDAPEGADAGTVRLPLRFRDLDAFGHVYHAEYLTLLDEARTAWFRDGLRLDDAGDYVLARVEVDYLSSLVRTDRWVGAVFAVERVGGTSLTLREELRADDGRVVARGRSVCVLRDLATGGSRPVTDAERARIEAYAAR from the coding sequence ATGCCCGACGCCCCTGAAGGCGCTGACGCCGGGACCGTCCGGCTGCCGCTGCGGTTCCGGGACCTCGACGCGTTCGGGCACGTCTACCACGCGGAGTACCTCACCCTGCTCGACGAGGCCCGCACCGCGTGGTTCCGCGACGGGCTGCGCCTCGACGACGCCGGCGACTACGTGCTGGCCCGGGTCGAGGTCGACTACCTGAGCAGCCTGGTCCGCACGGACCGGTGGGTCGGCGCCGTCTTCGCCGTCGAGCGGGTCGGTGGCACCAGCCTGACCCTGCGCGAGGAGCTGCGCGCCGACGACGGCCGGGTGGTCGCCCGCGGCCGCTCGGTGTGCGTGCTGCGCGACCTCGCCACCGGCGGCTCGCGGCCGGTCACCGACGCCGAGCGGGCCCGCATCGAGGCGTACGCCGCGCGCTGA
- a CDS encoding fatty acid desaturase family protein, translated as MSLADPPTPSMHPGGYAELATEIRSLGLLRPQPGFYAALLVVDLAALAAIVAGMVVLRDSWWAVLLAPVLAVVSTQVGFLGHEAGHRQVTRRRGVTLALGLLCGNLLNGMSWSWWIEKHNAHHARPNDLATDPDVHPGALVFDAGQAVGRRGIAGWTTRHQAWLFFPFLTLEAVNLHASSVRALGRPGARHRVLEGALLLAHYVAYGALLVGTLTWPQALVFVAVHQAVFGIYLGCSFAPGHKGMPVLSAEQSEDPLLRQVLTSRNVRGGVLVDYALGGLNYQIEHHLFPSMPRPHLAHAQRVVRRFCEQRGVPYAETSAWSSYAQVLRHLEAVGADLRAKRTTTP; from the coding sequence GTGTCCCTCGCCGACCCGCCCACCCCGTCCATGCACCCCGGCGGGTACGCCGAGCTGGCCACCGAGATCCGCTCGCTCGGTCTGCTCCGTCCCCAGCCGGGCTTCTACGCCGCGCTCCTGGTCGTCGACCTGGCTGCGCTGGCCGCGATCGTCGCCGGCATGGTGGTGCTGCGCGACTCCTGGTGGGCCGTGCTGCTCGCCCCGGTCCTGGCCGTCGTGTCCACCCAGGTCGGCTTCCTCGGCCACGAGGCGGGGCACCGGCAGGTGACCCGTCGTCGCGGGGTGACGCTGGCGCTCGGGCTGCTGTGCGGCAACCTGCTCAACGGGATGAGCTGGTCCTGGTGGATCGAGAAGCACAACGCGCACCACGCCCGTCCCAACGACCTCGCCACCGACCCGGACGTGCACCCGGGAGCGCTGGTGTTCGACGCCGGCCAGGCGGTCGGCCGTCGCGGGATCGCCGGGTGGACGACCCGGCACCAGGCCTGGCTGTTCTTCCCGTTCCTGACGCTCGAGGCGGTCAACCTGCACGCGTCGAGCGTGCGGGCGCTCGGCCGGCCCGGTGCCCGGCACCGCGTCCTCGAGGGCGCCCTGCTGCTCGCGCACTACGTGGCGTACGGCGCCCTGCTGGTCGGCACGCTGACCTGGCCGCAGGCGCTGGTGTTCGTCGCGGTGCACCAGGCGGTGTTCGGCATCTACCTCGGCTGCTCGTTCGCCCCGGGCCACAAGGGGATGCCGGTGCTGTCGGCCGAGCAGTCCGAGGACCCGCTGCTGCGGCAGGTGCTGACCTCCCGCAACGTGCGCGGCGGGGTCCTCGTGGACTACGCGCTCGGCGGGCTCAACTACCAGATCGAGCACCACCTGTTCCCGAGCATGCCGCGCCCGCACCTGGCGCACGCACAACGCGTGGTGCGCCGGTTCTGCGAGCAGCGCGGCGTGCCCTACGCGGAGACCTCGGCCTGGTCGTCGTACGCCCAGGTGCTCCGGCACCTGGAAGCAGTAGGAGCCGACCTAAGAGCGAAAAGAACCACGACGCCCTAG
- a CDS encoding PucR family transcriptional regulator, which translates to MTSEVRSATARGAAALEMDERVVRALRDRLPDVATQTVAAVTVEVPGYTGALSGSMGANIEAAVTMALGGFLRLAAGSRESDPSTPLGPTLEGAYALGRGEARSGRSMDALLAAYRVGARVAWREMARAAAEAGVGAATMAQFAELVFAYIDELSASSVAGHTDELSTSGRVRERYRERLGQHLLAGANLDVLTAAAERAGWPVPETLTAVLLPAAQVRGVLASLGPDTVQVGEDLPGAEPVDHGQPFALLLVPDVEAAGRRHLLRVLDGRQAVVGPPRPWLRARSSYDRAARTAALAPASREGAAVDSEEHLADLVVGADPEALADLRARVLAPLADLRAATRDRLAETLRSWLLHQGRRDEVAAELHVHAQTVRYRMGQLRELYGARLDDPRTVLEVVVALHGTATASAAGGTATGPGGSS; encoded by the coding sequence ATGACCTCAGAGGTGCGCAGCGCCACTGCCCGGGGCGCGGCGGCGCTGGAGATGGACGAGCGGGTGGTCCGCGCGCTGCGCGACCGGCTCCCCGACGTGGCCACCCAGACCGTGGCGGCCGTGACGGTCGAGGTGCCCGGCTACACCGGGGCGCTGAGCGGCTCGATGGGGGCCAACATCGAGGCGGCCGTGACGATGGCGCTCGGCGGCTTCCTGAGGCTGGCCGCCGGCAGCCGCGAGTCCGACCCGAGCACCCCGCTCGGTCCCACGCTGGAGGGTGCCTACGCGCTGGGCCGGGGTGAGGCGCGCAGCGGCCGCTCGATGGACGCCCTGCTGGCGGCGTACCGCGTCGGGGCCCGGGTGGCGTGGCGGGAGATGGCCCGGGCCGCGGCGGAGGCCGGGGTCGGTGCGGCGACGATGGCGCAGTTCGCCGAGCTGGTGTTCGCCTACATCGACGAGCTGTCGGCGTCCAGCGTCGCCGGGCACACCGACGAGCTCTCCACCAGCGGCCGGGTGCGCGAGCGCTACCGCGAGCGGCTCGGCCAGCACCTGCTCGCCGGCGCCAACCTCGACGTGCTCACCGCGGCGGCCGAGCGCGCCGGCTGGCCGGTGCCGGAGACCCTGACCGCGGTGCTGCTCCCCGCGGCCCAGGTCCGCGGGGTGCTCGCCTCACTTGGCCCGGACACCGTGCAGGTCGGCGAGGACCTCCCGGGCGCCGAGCCGGTCGACCACGGCCAGCCGTTCGCCCTGCTGCTGGTGCCCGACGTCGAGGCGGCCGGACGCCGGCACCTGCTCCGGGTGCTCGACGGGCGGCAGGCGGTGGTCGGGCCGCCCCGCCCGTGGCTGCGCGCCCGGTCGTCGTACGACCGTGCGGCCCGGACCGCGGCCCTCGCGCCCGCGTCGCGGGAGGGGGCGGCCGTCGACAGCGAGGAGCACCTCGCCGACCTGGTGGTGGGCGCGGACCCCGAGGCGCTCGCCGACCTGCGGGCCCGGGTGCTGGCGCCGCTGGCCGACCTGCGGGCGGCGACCCGGGACCGGCTCGCGGAGACGCTGCGGTCCTGGCTGCTGCACCAGGGCCGGCGCGACGAGGTGGCCGCGGAGCTGCACGTCCACGCGCAGACGGTGCGCTACCGGATGGGGCAGCTGCGGGAGCTGTACGGCGCCCGGCTCGACGACCCGCGGACGGTGCTGGAGGTGGTCGTCGCGCTGCACGGCACGGCGACGGCGTCCGCCGCCGGGGGAACGGCGACCGGTCCGGGGGGTTCGTCCTAG
- a CDS encoding response regulator, with translation MSPVSVLVCDDTAAKRYVISSWLRRDGYDVLEAETGGQALALVAEGTVDLAVLDVHLPDMNGLDVCARIKADPRTASTPVVHISAVAVEPRDRTAGLDGGADAYLTDPIEPQEMLATVRSLLRSASARRSAERLAVRLDRLGAASLRINVAMTAPRLAAASVEGAGRLFDTEAAVLLVEDVDASSAARTTADGTTTAWGLSPGTAAALLAAAAGARLVDPAEGPWPTLLGGTQVPRWWVVPVPGAAGPVGLLAVPAEEAPHDEDQVLLVRLAQTTAVALGNLRIFEEEHRTALTLQRSLLPAGLPPLPGLAVAARYQASGKQLEVGGDFYDAFETDDGDGVVVIGDVQGHSLEAAIVMAELRYGLRAFMHEGHTALATLDRLNRMLLRSHPEMTATVCVLVFPPDRATVTVTNGGHLPPLVLRDGAATYLDPGGILLGVHGGVRRPATLPVQPGDRIVVMTDGLVERRNASLGGALDELAAQVARSEVDAEALCDALMERWGDSEDDICLIVLDVLGA, from the coding sequence GTGAGCCCGGTCTCCGTCCTGGTCTGCGACGACACCGCCGCGAAGCGCTACGTCATCTCCAGCTGGCTGCGCCGTGACGGGTACGACGTCCTGGAGGCCGAGACCGGGGGCCAGGCCCTGGCCCTGGTCGCCGAGGGCACCGTCGACCTCGCCGTGCTCGACGTGCACCTGCCGGACATGAACGGCCTCGACGTCTGCGCCCGGATCAAGGCGGACCCCCGCACCGCGTCGACGCCGGTGGTGCACATCTCCGCCGTCGCGGTGGAGCCCCGCGACCGCACCGCCGGGCTGGACGGCGGCGCGGACGCCTACCTCACCGACCCGATCGAGCCGCAGGAGATGCTCGCGACGGTCCGCTCCCTGCTCCGCTCGGCGAGCGCCCGGCGCAGCGCCGAGCGGCTCGCCGTACGCCTGGACCGCCTGGGCGCGGCGAGCCTGCGCATCAACGTCGCGATGACGGCTCCCCGGCTGGCCGCGGCCTCCGTCGAGGGCGCCGGGCGGCTCTTCGACACCGAGGCGGCCGTCCTGCTGGTCGAGGACGTCGACGCCAGCAGCGCCGCGCGGACCACCGCAGACGGGACCACGACGGCCTGGGGGCTCTCGCCCGGGACGGCGGCTGCCCTGCTGGCCGCCGCCGCCGGGGCCCGGCTCGTCGACCCCGCCGAGGGTCCCTGGCCCACGCTGCTCGGCGGCACGCAGGTGCCGCGGTGGTGGGTGGTGCCGGTCCCCGGGGCCGCCGGCCCGGTCGGCCTGCTCGCGGTCCCGGCCGAGGAGGCCCCCCACGACGAGGACCAGGTGCTGCTGGTCCGGCTGGCGCAGACCACGGCGGTCGCGCTCGGCAACCTGCGGATCTTCGAGGAGGAGCACCGCACGGCGCTCACCCTGCAGCGCAGCCTGCTGCCGGCCGGGCTGCCGCCGCTGCCCGGCCTCGCGGTGGCCGCTCGCTACCAGGCCTCCGGCAAGCAGCTCGAGGTCGGCGGCGACTTCTACGACGCGTTCGAGACCGACGACGGCGACGGCGTGGTGGTGATCGGCGACGTGCAGGGCCACTCGCTGGAGGCGGCCATCGTGATGGCCGAGCTGCGCTACGGCCTGCGGGCGTTCATGCACGAGGGGCACACCGCGCTCGCGACCCTGGACAGGCTCAACCGGATGCTGCTGCGCAGCCACCCCGAGATGACCGCGACGGTGTGCGTGCTGGTGTTCCCTCCCGACCGGGCCACCGTCACCGTCACCAACGGCGGCCACCTGCCGCCGCTGGTGCTGCGGGACGGCGCCGCGACGTACCTCGACCCCGGCGGCATCCTGCTCGGTGTCCACGGCGGCGTACGGCGGCCCGCCACGCTCCCGGTGCAGCCGGGGGACCGGATCGTGGTGATGACCGACGGGCTCGTCGAGCGGCGCAACGCCTCGCTCGGCGGCGCGCTGGACGAGCTGGCCGCGCAGGTGGCCCGCAGCGAGGTCGACGCCGAGGCGCTCTGCGACGCGCTGATGGAGCGCTGGGGCGACAGCGAGGACGACATCTGCCTGATCGTCCTGGACGTGCTCGGGGCCTGA
- a CDS encoding fatty acid desaturase family protein — translation MTVMQKKAQDPTAHLSAADVEQLGVELDAIRQSVIDARGADDAAYIRKVIAAQRKLELGSRAVLLVSLFPPAWVLGTAGLSIAKIIENMEIGHNVMHGQWDWMRDPKIHSTTWEWDNASPSEQWKHSHNELHHTYTNVIGKDNDLGYGIMRVDEDQRWVPLYLAQPLWNFLNACFFEYGIAAYDLELGKNLATKKRRSSPEFRARGKQVLRKIRGQVTKDYVVHPLLSGPSFLGTLTANATANLVRNLWTHSVIMCGHFPEGVETFERRSITGETRGEWYLRQMLGSANITGSPAMHFMTGNLSFQVEHHLFPDLPSNRYAEIAPQVQALFAKYGLTYTTGSLPRQVGSAWKKVFRLALPNDFARTAQAKVLQIGRQPAESEASAAA, via the coding sequence ATGACCGTCATGCAGAAGAAGGCACAGGACCCGACCGCGCACCTCAGCGCCGCCGACGTCGAGCAGCTCGGCGTCGAGCTGGACGCGATCCGGCAGTCCGTGATCGACGCCCGCGGCGCCGACGACGCGGCGTACATCCGCAAGGTCATCGCCGCCCAGCGCAAGCTCGAGCTCGGCAGCCGCGCGGTCCTGCTGGTCTCGCTGTTCCCGCCGGCCTGGGTGCTCGGCACCGCCGGCCTCTCGATCGCCAAGATCATCGAGAACATGGAGATCGGCCACAACGTCATGCACGGCCAGTGGGACTGGATGCGCGACCCGAAGATCCACTCGACCACCTGGGAGTGGGACAACGCGTCGCCGTCGGAGCAGTGGAAGCACTCGCACAACGAGCTGCACCACACCTACACGAACGTGATCGGCAAGGACAACGACCTCGGCTACGGCATCATGCGCGTCGACGAGGACCAGCGCTGGGTGCCGCTCTACCTCGCGCAGCCGCTGTGGAACTTCCTCAACGCGTGCTTCTTCGAGTACGGCATCGCGGCCTACGACCTCGAGCTCGGCAAGAACCTGGCCACCAAGAAGCGCCGGTCCAGCCCCGAGTTCCGGGCCCGCGGCAAGCAGGTGCTCCGCAAGATCCGCGGCCAGGTCACCAAGGACTACGTGGTGCACCCGCTGCTGTCCGGCCCGTCGTTCCTCGGCACGCTGACCGCGAACGCGACCGCGAACCTGGTCCGCAACCTGTGGACCCACTCCGTGATCATGTGCGGCCACTTCCCCGAGGGCGTCGAGACCTTCGAGCGTCGCTCGATCACCGGCGAGACCCGCGGCGAGTGGTACCTCCGCCAGATGCTCGGCTCGGCGAACATCACCGGCTCCCCGGCGATGCACTTCATGACCGGCAACCTGTCGTTCCAGGTCGAGCACCACCTGTTCCCCGACCTGCCGAGCAACCGGTACGCCGAGATCGCCCCGCAGGTGCAGGCGCTGTTCGCGAAGTACGGCCTGACCTACACCACCGGCTCGCTGCCCCGCCAGGTCGGCTCGGCCTGGAAGAAGGTCTTCCGTCTCGCGCTGCCCAACGACTTCGCGCGCACCGCGCAGGCCAAGGTGCTGCAGATCGGCCGCCAGCCGGCCGAGTCGGAAGCGTCCGCCGCCGCCTGA
- a CDS encoding ferredoxin reductase: MSTSVPTRRSGTRPLVQRVARLAERATTPLLPADYLDLFHPLRSGADLRGRIVEVQPETADAATLVIRPGADWAGHVPGQYVRIGIDVDGVRLWRAYSLTHGPRPDGLISITVKAVPDGKVSNHLVRRARPGTLVHLEQAAGEFVLPAEGTKLLFVTAGSGITPVIGMLRNLFPVADSGVVRLARSAGYDITVVHVAPSEPDSIFLANLRELHAAGMIRLVARYDDVHGVLDVADLVDLVPDVQERTTFACGPAGLLEALGTHHAELGIPLLTEQFKVATVVAGEGGTVAFGKTGTTVEVDGSTPILDAAEEAGVLMPSGCRMGICYGCVLPMREGAVRDLRTGEVTTAAPGDNVLVQTCINAAAGPCHLDH, from the coding sequence ATGAGCACTTCCGTCCCGACCCGCCGCTCCGGCACCCGCCCGCTCGTCCAGCGGGTCGCCCGGCTGGCCGAGCGCGCGACGACGCCCCTGCTCCCGGCCGACTACCTCGACCTGTTCCACCCGCTGCGCTCCGGCGCCGACCTGCGCGGCCGGATCGTGGAGGTCCAGCCCGAGACCGCCGACGCAGCCACCCTGGTGATCCGCCCCGGCGCCGACTGGGCCGGGCACGTGCCGGGCCAGTACGTCCGCATCGGCATCGACGTCGACGGCGTCCGGCTGTGGCGCGCCTACTCCCTGACCCACGGCCCGCGGCCCGACGGGCTGATCTCGATCACCGTCAAGGCCGTCCCGGACGGCAAGGTCAGCAACCACCTGGTCCGCCGGGCCCGGCCGGGCACCCTGGTCCACCTCGAGCAGGCGGCCGGCGAGTTCGTGCTGCCGGCCGAGGGCACCAAGCTGCTGTTCGTGACCGCCGGCTCCGGGATCACCCCGGTGATCGGGATGCTCCGCAACCTGTTCCCGGTCGCCGACTCCGGCGTGGTGCGGCTGGCCCGCAGCGCCGGCTACGACATCACCGTCGTGCACGTCGCCCCGAGCGAGCCGGACTCGATCTTCCTGGCCAACCTGCGCGAGCTCCACGCGGCCGGGATGATCCGGCTCGTCGCCCGCTACGACGACGTGCACGGCGTGCTCGACGTCGCCGACCTGGTCGACCTGGTGCCCGACGTGCAGGAGCGCACCACGTTCGCCTGCGGCCCCGCCGGGCTGCTCGAGGCGCTCGGCACCCACCACGCCGAGCTGGGCATCCCGCTGCTCACCGAGCAGTTCAAGGTGGCCACCGTCGTGGCCGGCGAGGGCGGCACGGTCGCCTTCGGCAAGACCGGTACGACGGTCGAGGTGGACGGGTCCACGCCGATCCTCGACGCCGCCGAGGAGGCCGGGGTGCTGATGCCGTCCGGGTGCCGGATGGGCATCTGCTACGGCTGCGTGCTGCCGATGCGCGAGGGCGCCGTACGCGACCTGCGCACCGGCGAGGTCACCACCGCCGCCCCCGGCGACAACGTGCTCGTGCAGACCTGCATCAACGCGGCAGCCGGACCCTGCCACCTCGACCACTAG
- a CDS encoding SpoIIE family protein phosphatase, with product MFQRSGEVGSDLLKVDWAATPLGPLDTWPRSLESVVRLMLTSRFSMWMAWGPELTFLCNEAYRRDTLGDKYPWALGRPAAEVWSEIWDDISDRIAKVMSTGVATWDESLMLFLERSGYTEESFHTFSYSPIFDDFGVVAGMLCVVKEDTEEVVAHRRMQTLRDLGSRRASNLTETETISAACEELESCPSDLPFSLVYLFDGDETARLVGSVGFTGEHPGAPDTIAVGAPDEVWPAAAAARGASTVVRELEDRFFDLPTGSWQVSPREALVLPLAASAGGRPYGFQVFGLNRFRPLDDGYRDFCDLVAGQLAASLTDARAYEFERDRAETLAELDQAKTDFFTNVSHEFRTPLTLLLGPAEDAVTDEDDPLTGRQRDRVEVILRNGQRLLKLVNTLLDFSRLESGRVEARFEPVDLGQYTRELASMFDTAAQRLALELTVDSPSLSEPVYVDRDLWAKVVLNLLSNALKFTFEGGITVRLAVGDDGDAELTVSDTGTGIPEHEVGHLFERFHRVSGARSRTHEGSGIGLALVAELVALHGGRVSAESEVGRGTTFTVRLPLGDTHLPADQVAAPRGSTSAAVTAVAEGFIAEATHWTDPDAADLSRAPGDTGQDRPRILVVDDNADIREYVAGLLADDYAVQTAVDGVDGLEQARRLPPDLVLTDVMMPRMDGFALLAALQGDATTVGVPVVMLSARAGEEGTLEGLDAGADDYLVKPFTARELLARVRSNLELDRARRTRRQLERSRSLLAEAQRLARVGSWEIDLATGQAEFSDEYLRVMGRTREELAGWAWGELIDRVVHPEDKHRVAEDLSNEESGFHYEFRVIRGDGSEILVAIFGEAVLDDDGKRVGLRGSVQDITERRAAEEALAMAAANAEAAAREHAIADQLQRSLLPQKGFDLDHLEVATYYRAGVEGTQVGGDWYDVIELGGGRTALVVGDVMGRGVRAAAVMGQLRSAVRAYARLDLPPADLLESLDGLVRDLGEDQIVTCIYAVFDPADRCLRFANAGHLPPIVAVPGGECRLVGGDENPPLGVGPFNLTQHHVELEPNARVVLYTDGLVERRGEDIDVGIETLASRVAQMVGPVDGVPEELVAAMLPDGPDDDVAILVARVDPPTGEESLSRRLEPSETAVAVARHLVTSYLEERAMPAPLVADAALATSELVTNAVLHGRAPVELRLRLEGSDVLVEVRDRATYQPRKQRPDENDEHGRGLQIVSALAARWGTRPTEHGKAVWCILSAKG from the coding sequence ATGTTTCAGCGATCCGGCGAAGTGGGCAGCGACCTGCTGAAGGTCGACTGGGCCGCGACGCCGCTGGGGCCGTTGGACACCTGGCCGCGCAGCCTCGAGTCGGTCGTCCGCCTGATGCTCACGTCGCGGTTCTCGATGTGGATGGCGTGGGGACCCGAGCTGACCTTCTTGTGCAACGAGGCCTACCGCCGCGACACCCTGGGCGACAAGTACCCGTGGGCGCTCGGCCGGCCGGCCGCCGAGGTGTGGTCGGAGATCTGGGACGACATCTCCGACCGGATCGCGAAGGTCATGTCGACCGGTGTCGCGACCTGGGACGAGTCGCTGATGCTGTTCCTGGAGCGCAGCGGCTACACCGAGGAGTCGTTCCACACCTTCTCCTACAGCCCGATCTTCGACGACTTCGGCGTGGTCGCCGGGATGCTCTGCGTGGTCAAGGAGGACACCGAGGAGGTCGTCGCCCACCGTCGCATGCAGACGCTGCGCGACCTCGGCTCGCGGCGCGCCTCGAACCTCACCGAGACCGAGACGATCTCGGCTGCGTGCGAGGAGCTCGAGTCGTGCCCGTCCGACCTGCCGTTCTCGCTGGTCTACCTGTTCGACGGGGACGAGACCGCCCGGCTGGTCGGCTCGGTCGGGTTCACCGGCGAGCACCCGGGCGCCCCGGACACCATCGCCGTCGGCGCCCCGGACGAGGTCTGGCCGGCCGCGGCCGCCGCGCGGGGTGCCTCCACGGTGGTCCGCGAGCTCGAGGACCGGTTCTTCGACCTGCCCACCGGCTCCTGGCAGGTCAGCCCGCGCGAGGCCCTCGTCCTGCCGCTCGCCGCCAGCGCCGGCGGACGGCCCTACGGCTTCCAGGTGTTCGGGCTGAACCGGTTCCGCCCGCTCGACGACGGCTACCGGGACTTCTGCGACCTGGTCGCCGGCCAGCTCGCCGCCAGCCTCACCGACGCCCGTGCCTACGAGTTCGAGCGGGACCGGGCCGAGACGCTCGCGGAGCTCGACCAGGCCAAGACCGACTTCTTCACCAACGTCAGCCACGAGTTCCGCACCCCGCTGACCCTGCTGCTCGGGCCGGCCGAGGACGCGGTCACCGACGAGGACGACCCGCTGACCGGGCGGCAGCGCGACCGGGTCGAGGTGATCCTGCGCAACGGCCAGCGGCTGCTCAAGCTGGTGAACACCCTGCTGGACTTCTCCCGGCTCGAGTCCGGCCGGGTCGAGGCCCGCTTCGAGCCCGTCGACCTCGGGCAGTACACCCGCGAGCTGGCCAGCATGTTCGACACCGCCGCGCAGCGCCTGGCGCTCGAGCTGACCGTGGACTCGCCGTCGCTGTCCGAGCCGGTGTACGTCGACCGCGACCTCTGGGCCAAGGTGGTCTTGAACCTGCTGTCGAACGCCCTGAAGTTCACCTTCGAGGGCGGGATCACCGTGCGCCTGGCGGTCGGGGACGACGGCGACGCCGAGCTCACGGTCAGCGACACCGGCACCGGCATCCCCGAGCACGAGGTCGGGCACCTCTTCGAGCGGTTCCACCGGGTCTCTGGTGCCCGCTCGCGCACCCACGAGGGATCCGGCATCGGCCTCGCCCTGGTCGCCGAGCTCGTCGCGCTGCACGGCGGCCGGGTCAGCGCCGAGAGCGAGGTGGGCCGGGGGACCACGTTCACGGTGCGGCTGCCGTTGGGCGACACGCACCTGCCCGCCGACCAGGTCGCCGCCCCGCGCGGGAGCACGTCGGCGGCCGTCACCGCGGTGGCCGAGGGGTTCATCGCCGAGGCGACGCACTGGACCGACCCGGACGCCGCCGACCTGTCCCGGGCGCCCGGCGACACCGGCCAGGACCGGCCGCGGATCCTGGTGGTGGACGACAACGCCGACATCCGGGAGTACGTCGCCGGGCTGCTCGCCGACGACTACGCCGTGCAGACCGCCGTGGACGGCGTGGACGGTCTCGAGCAGGCCCGCCGGCTGCCGCCCGACCTGGTGCTGACCGACGTGATGATGCCCCGGATGGACGGCTTCGCGCTGCTGGCCGCGCTCCAGGGCGACGCCACCACGGTCGGCGTCCCGGTCGTGATGCTCTCGGCCCGGGCCGGCGAGGAGGGCACCCTGGAGGGCCTCGACGCCGGCGCGGACGACTACCTGGTCAAGCCGTTCACGGCCCGCGAGCTGCTCGCCCGGGTCCGGTCCAACCTCGAGCTCGACCGTGCCCGTCGTACCCGTCGGCAGCTCGAGCGCAGCCGCAGCCTGCTCGCCGAGGCGCAGCGGCTGGCGCGGGTCGGCAGCTGGGAGATCGACCTGGCCACCGGTCAGGCGGAGTTCTCCGACGAGTACCTCCGGGTGATGGGGCGGACCCGCGAGGAGCTCGCCGGGTGGGCCTGGGGCGAGCTCATCGACCGGGTCGTGCACCCCGAGGACAAGCACCGGGTCGCCGAGGACCTGTCGAACGAGGAGTCCGGCTTCCACTACGAGTTCCGGGTGATCCGCGGTGACGGGTCGGAGATCCTGGTCGCGATCTTCGGCGAGGCGGTGCTCGACGACGACGGCAAGCGGGTCGGGCTGCGCGGGTCGGTGCAGGACATCACCGAGCGCCGGGCCGCCGAGGAGGCCCTGGCGATGGCCGCCGCGAACGCCGAGGCGGCCGCGCGCGAGCACGCGATCGCCGACCAGCTGCAGCGCAGCCTGCTGCCCCAGAAGGGCTTCGACCTCGACCACCTCGAGGTGGCCACCTACTACCGCGCCGGCGTCGAGGGCACCCAGGTCGGCGGCGACTGGTACGACGTCATCGAGCTCGGCGGCGGGCGGACCGCGCTGGTGGTCGGCGACGTGATGGGCCGCGGGGTGCGCGCGGCGGCCGTGATGGGCCAGCTGCGCTCGGCGGTGCGCGCCTACGCCCGGCTGGACCTCCCGCCGGCCGACCTGCTGGAGTCCCTCGACGGCCTGGTCCGCGACCTCGGCGAGGACCAGATCGTCACCTGCATCTACGCCGTCTTCGACCCGGCGGACCGATGCCTGCGGTTCGCCAACGCCGGGCACCTGCCGCCGATCGTGGCCGTCCCGGGCGGCGAGTGCCGGCTGGTCGGCGGCGACGAGAACCCGCCGCTCGGCGTCGGGCCGTTCAACCTCACCCAGCACCACGTCGAGCTCGAGCCCAACGCCCGGGTGGTGCTCTACACCGACGGGCTGGTGGAGCGGCGCGGGGAGGACATCGACGTCGGCATCGAGACGCTGGCCAGCCGGGTCGCGCAGATGGTCGGCCCGGTCGACGGCGTCCCGGAGGAGCTGGTCGCGGCGATGCTGCCCGACGGCCCGGACGACGACGTGGCGATCCTGGTGGCCCGCGTCGACCCGCCGACCGGCGAGGAGAGCCTGTCGCGCAGGCTCGAGCCGAGCGAGACCGCGGTGGCGGTGGCCCGGCACCTGGTCACCTCCTACCTCGAGGAGCGCGCGATGCCGGCCCCGCTGGTCGCCGACGCCGCGCTGGCCACCAGCGAGCTGGTCACCAACGCGGTGCTGCACGGGCGTGCGCCGGTGGAGCTGCGACTGCGGCTCGAGGGCTCCGACGTGCTCGTCGAGGTCCGCGACCGGGCCACCTACCAGCCCCGCAAGCAGCGGCCGGACGAGAACGACGAGCACGGCCGCGGCCTGCAGATCGTCTCGGCGCTGGCGGCCCGCTGGGGCACCCGGCCCACCGAGCACGGCAAGGCCGTCTGGTGCATCCTGTCGGCGAAGGGCTGA